In one Dunckerocampus dactyliophorus isolate RoL2022-P2 chromosome 9, RoL_Ddac_1.1, whole genome shotgun sequence genomic region, the following are encoded:
- the map3k19 gene encoding uncharacterized protein map3k19 isoform X2 gives MTLCNRAKQTALHVSSPELQERMLSWMSRPHLPPQTRLLQAAWQGDLHTVQHLLAQTDKVDVNIPNSDGLTAVMLAIRDIDLFEGMALLPWQHRPVEVVKELLRLLVDLWVQDDSGCSALTYAANINSPLKEEIVRMILEAISLSDANPGSSLPPGKHTSCQDTEFGYLDIELDIESLTDQCPTSSFTLTAAHHDHFQPYSQIEETLESSECQLDHDKFSRQDKEHEESPYSEQNAMETLTDMVQAYQDTMSGSRGTLPLPSLSNNCRQPSYLDRVPSSGQLTQKSNRHPVPPKHRQRTRSLVEAAPSSLGLLSIAEPTKLSQSAPSILEPLLCSNYVLQARAHIQTRLGSHEPISEQKGPKLTLQPAALLRTPKQLEPLDLRLKDNAATPALKHSFPLKPITKSLRSMTHFKRCLGGNPRTGPLTIRCGSEDSGSSTSSQSSTDLEDEDYERNIHEDIHWMCAGAKVSKHQKGMSYTEEDSDFGDGKTVQSLKALSKICSTSPLHKSTQIQKQEPVDCQTFINGNNANQDYCISSRDTVKHETSFPSTYNFNIKNDCNKTARQADTIIKGYLVDKPATTKDFKVGEGTYCAIEGAKLNTSSAFEEMSLNCSSNSQVVDPKSVKLKKDLKPTQNEAKELNPNCDLRTKSSVTRLKHKDRSILNLTQAPKTLTHLCISNQSIDNPKRSPAQIVGKEVPVSLVKSNLTSGKVASWTSDTPAPRKKGAVSAHCRRANPDKVSYLCTQQLQKGRETKSTHQLKNPDVAGTQRSKSAVDFITYKDMFKTIQSEGKGPAIYEMFAGPIYDNLRNPVNFEDKQPRATYSKKLQEIHKVKQRPLKQVQTKLRRSPTETIVISTKGKAKPLSSRVKPHLIHTPKDPHKMKCISKPEAKVVLIKDGEMGHNAVGKNEEPTLSTIDEVLTGFKSETLKTGGKCMPITDKGYSRFHTNMEETALSSTNIKTRTGNTNKMGPEPALSISPQMPMVDTWTTCHNSGHTVMSPVYQKFLDEVGDGPLTDDLLQCLAEELISLDEKDVSIAPCPQNREMERNEGDNPASRKKENAGVTSMNLAALHGFRSDDTISWTKGEVLGRGAYGTVYCGLTSQGQLIAVKQVTLDTSDPEAAESEYSRLQGEVELLKTLRHTNIVGFLGTSLYQHMVSIFMEYIPGGSIASILHRFGPLPERVLALYTHQILEGVAYLHFNRVIHRDLKGNNVMLMPTGVIKLIDFGCARRLSCITHTTNSSGDLLKSVHGTPYWMAPEVITETGYGRKSDVWSVGCTVFEMATGKPPLAHMDKIAALFYIGAKQGLMPSLPEGFSESAKDFVNICLTSDQRLRPSADQLLQHSFIPKHRNGVTSWSTQQKNFCGHSDGLCGFI, from the exons AGACTTGTGGGTACAAGATGACAGCGGCTGCTCTGCTCTCACCTATGCTGCAAACATCAACAGCCCTCTGAAGGAAGAGATTGTTCGCATGATACTCGAGGCCATAAGTCTCTCAG ATGCCAACCCAGGGTCATCCCTGCCTCCAGGCAAACACACTTCTTGCCAGGACACAGAGTTTGGATATTTGGACATAGAGTTGGACATTGAAAGCCTCACAGATCAGTGTCCCACAAGTTCCTTCACTCTGACAGCAGCCCATCACGACCACTTTCAACCATATAGCCAGATTGAG GAAACATTGGAATCTTCAGAATGTCAACTTGACCATGATAAATTCTCCAGGCAGG ATAAGGAACATGAAGAGAGTCCTTACAGTGAACAAAATGCCATGGAAACACTGACAGACATGGTCCAAGCCTACCAGGACACCATGTCAGGAAGCAG AGGAACTTTGCCTTTGCCAAGCCTGAGCAACAATTGCAGACAGCCGAGTTATTTAGACCGTGTTCCTTCATCAGGACAGCTGACTCAGAAAAGCAACCGCCATCCGGTACCCCCAAAACACAG GCAAAGAACAAGAAGTTTGGTCGAAGCGGCTCCATCGTCCTTAGGCCTGCTGTCTATTGCAGAACCTACCAAGCTCAGCCAATCAGCTCCCAGCATCCTGGAACCACTCCTGTGTTCAAACTATGTACTTCAGGCCAGGGCACACATCCAGACAC GATTGGGCTCTCATGAACCGATCAGTGAGCAAAAG GGTCCCAAATTGACTCTGCAACCCGCTGCCCTTCTCCGGACACCCAAACAGCTGGAACCACTGGACCTCAGGCTAAAAGACAATGCTGCTACACCGGCATTAAAGCACAGTTTTCCCCTGAAGCCAATCACCAAGAGCCTTCGTTCCATGACCCACTTTAAAAGATGTTTAGGGGGCAACCCTCGTACCGGCCCCCTCACCATCAGGTGTGGCAGTGAGGACAGCGGGTCCAGCACCAGCAGCCAGAGTTCTACTGACCTAGAAGACGAGGATTATGAAAGGAATATACATGAAGACATTCACTGGATGTGTGCAGGGGCCAAGGTTTCAAAGCATCAAAAAGGCATGAGCTACACTGAGGAAGACAGTGATTTTGGTGATGGGAAGACAGTGCAGAGTTTAAAAGCTCTTTCAAAAATCTGTTCCACATCACCACTCCATAAGTCAACACAAATACAGAAACAAGAGCCTGTTGACTGTCAGACTTTTATAAATGGCAACAATGCAAATCAGGATTACTGCATAAGCAGTAGAGACACAGTGAAACATGAAACATCATTCCCATCAACgtataattttaatattaaaaatgactGCAATAAGACTGCAAGACAGGCAGATACAATCATTAAGGGTTACTTGGTGGATAAACCTGCAACCACAAAGGATTTCAAAGTAGGAGAAGGGACCTATTGTGCAATAGAGGGTGCCAAGTTAAATACTAGCTCAGCTTTTGAAGAAATGTCATTAAATTGTTCAAGTAACAGTCAAGTCGTGGATCCTAAGAGTGTAAAACTGAAGAAAGATTTAAAGCCTACTCAAAACGAGGCAAAAGAACTAAATCCAAATTGTGACTTGAGAACAAAGTCGTCCGTCACCCGACTCAAGCACAAAGACAGAAGCATACTAAACCTGACTCAGGCCCCGAAAACTCTAACGCACCTCTGTATTTCCAACCAGTCCATAGATAACCCTAAAAGAAGCCCTGCTCAAATTGTTGGCAAAGAAGTACCTGTCTCTTTGGTTAAATCGAACCTTACCTCTGGTAAGGTTGCTAGTTGGACCTCTGACACCCCAGCACCGCGAAAGAAGGGAGCTGTTAGTGCACACTGTAGAAGAGCAAATCCTGACAAGGTAAGCTACCTCTGTACACAACAACTCCAGAAAGGCAGGGAGACGAAGAGCACCCACCAGTTAAAGAATCCAGATGTAGCTGGGACACAAAGATCTAAATCTGCCGTGGACTTCATCACATACAAAGACATGTTTAAGACAATTCAGAGTGAAGGCAAAGGGCCTGCGATCTATGAGATGTTTGCTGGTCCAATTTATGATAACCTTCGAAATCCAGTCAACTTTGAGGACAAACAACCACGAGCCACCTATTCCAAAAAGTTACAAGAGATCCATAAAGTCAAACAAAGACCCTTGAAACAAGTGCAGACTAAGCTAAGGAGAAGCCCGACAGAGACAATAGTGATTTCAACTAAAGGCAAAGCAAAACCTTTATCTTCCAGGGTGAAACCTCACCTCatacacacaccaaaggacccaCACAAAATGAAGTGTATAAGTAAACCCGAGGCTAAGGTAGTTCTCATTAAAGACGGCGAGATGGGTCATAACGCTGTAGGAAAGAATGAAGAGCCTACGTTATCGACTATTGATGAGGTTCTTACTGGATTTAAGtctgaaacattaaaaacaggtGGCAAATGTATGCCAATAACAGATAAAGGTTATAGTCGCTTTCATACAAATATGGAAGAAACAGCTTTAAGTTCAACAAACATCAAAACACGCAcaggaaatacaaataaaatgggtCCTGAGCCAGCATTATCAATAAGCCCCCAAATGCCAATGGTCGACACTTGGACAACTTGTCACAATAGTGGCCACACTGTGATGTCACCAGTGTATCAGAAGTTTCTGGATGAGGTTGGGGATGGACCACTTACAGATGACTTGTTGCAATGTCTTGCTGAGGAGTTGATCTCACTGGATGAGAAAGACGTTTCCATTGCCCCATGTCCCCAAAACCGTGAAATGGAGCGCAACGAAGGAGACAATCCTGCATCAAGAAAGAAGGAGAATGCAGgg GTTACTTCAATGAACTTGGCAGCCTTACATGGATTTAGGTCTGATGACACAATTTCTTGGACAAAGGGTGAAGTACTTGGCCGTGGAGCCTATGGGACA GTATACTGTGGACTGACCAGTCAGGGCCAGTTGATAGCTGTGAAACAGgtgactttggacacctctgacccAGAGGCTGCAGAGAGCGAGTATAGTCGTTTGCAGGGGGAAGTAGAACTTCTGAAAACCCTGAGGCACACCAATATTGTAGGCTTCCTCGGGACCTCCCTATATCAGCACATGGTTTCCATCTTCATGGAGTACATCCCAGGAGGATCCATCGCTAGCATCCTTCATAG ATTTGGTCCACTGCCAGAGCGTGTTTTGGCACTATACACCCATCAGATCCTGGAAGGGGTGGCCTATCTTCACTTCAACAGGGTCATTCACCGTGACTTGAAGGGGAACAATGTCATGCTGATGCCCACTGGTGTCATCAAGCTTATAGATTTTGGCTGTGCACGTCGCCTCAGCTGCATAACCCACACCACTAACAGCAGTGGGGACCTGCTCAAGTCTGTCCATGGCACACCTTACTGGATGGCACCAGAG GTTATCACTGAGACAGGATATGGCAGGAAGTCCGATGTCTGGAGTGTGGGTTGCACTGTTTTTGAGATGGCCACAGGAAAACCCCCTCTAGCACACATGGACAAAATCGCCGCCTTGTTCTATATTGGGGCCAAACAAGGATTGATGCCTTCTTTACCTGAGGGATTCTCAGAGAGCGCCAAAGACTTTGTGAACATCTGCTTGACAAG TGACCAGAGATTACGCCCCTCTGCGGACCAACTGCTCCAGCATTCATTTATCCCAAAACACAGGAACGGTGTTACGTCTTGGAGCACACAGCAAAAGAACTTCTGTGGTCACTCAGATGGACTTTGTGGTTTTATCTGA